The nucleotide sequence CGAGTACACCATTGCCATCCGTGGAGTTAACTCAGTTGACGGAATGACCGCTGACTTTGCCCGCATTCCATGGGACGTATTGCAAAGCATTTCAGTTAGAATCGTAAACGAAGTTGAAGGCATCAACCGCGTAGTGTATGACATTACGAGCAAGCCACCTTCGACAATTGAGTGGGAATAAAAGTTTCTGCTCGGTAAAAATAAAGGAGTTCGCTTAGTAGCGAACTCCTTTTTGTGTTGAATAAATTTGAATTTAACACTCTTTTTGGCCTTTTGTAATTAGGTAAAAAAAGTTTATGCAATCAACCGCCCTCAGACGAGGTGCCAAAGTGAACCACAAATTGCTTCCTCCACGACACTAAGAAATAAATATCAGTAAGATAAAAATGTAATTAAAGCGAATTATTCTTTTTGGGGTTCAGTATAATTAACTTTTGATTAAATAGAGTTATCTTTTGGTAAAGTACACTTTACTTTATTTAAACCAAGATCTATTATGTATGTATAAAGTGAGGTGGTGCAAATGAGTAAAAAGAAATTTGATGAGGACCAAATAATCAATAAAGTGTATGAATTTCGAGTACTTAGTCATATGTCTCAAAAAGACTTGGCGGATGCCGTTGGAGTTAGTAAGCAAACTATTTTAGTTATGGAAAAGGGGCACTATTCACCGTCACTTAAGTTGGCATTTAGACTTGCCAATTATTTTAATGTTTCGATTAGTGATATTTTTAGCTATAAAGAAGGAGATGATGCTCATGAACGTTAAATCAATTTCGGATATTCCAGGTTGGATGTTTTATCCGATCAAGATGTGGGCAGTCAAAGATAACTTTAATTTCAATTTTTTAGTAGGTATGGGAATGATTTTACTAGTGTTATCTTTTATTGCAGTATGGATATTGGTAAAACGGATAGGACACCCTGACGAAAGAACTTCAGAGATATATTTAAAAGCAATGTCAAATGCATTAGTTGTCATTCTTGTTTGTGAGATAATTTTCCCCTCAACTTATCTCGTTAACCAATTTAAATTGTATAAGTACGGTTTTGCAATGATTGCGTCAGCAGTTTATTTGTTCATTAGGTATCGTAAAGAAATGAGGTAATGTTATGAAATTGAAAACATTTACGGCATTTGGCCAAGGCAGCTTAGATAGGCAAGTTAACAGATTTTTAGCTAATTCAAACCCAGAAATTATTAGTATTGATTTCTCAGTGGGCTTTGGTTATGTTGGTGCGATGGTAGTTTATAAATAATTATATGTTTTATATAGTTCAAGTGAACTGTGTGGAAGGTAGTCTGGGAATAGTTCCTAGTAAACGCAAAATCCTCGGAAATAATTTCCGAGGCTTTTTTATGAAGGTTAATTTGTTTTTAGAATAGAATTTTTTCTAAATAATTCTAATAATAAATTTTCTTGAAATTAAAACAATTAACTTCGCTTTTTCAGCATCTTCTTCCCATAGTACACCGCATAACATGCCGCGATAAATGGAATCATGTAGAACAACGCTGGCCTTTGAGTTGGGTCAAATACAATCAGAACACAGGATAGAAAACTAAGGATGAATGCTGCCCAAGGAACAACTGGATACCATGGTGTTTTGAATTTCAACTCACTAACAGAGTGGCCCGACTTCAGCCATTGTTTTCTGAAATTGATTTGAGAATATGCAATTGCCATCCAGACAATAACTACAGCCAACCCCGAAATCGACACGAGGACTAAATAGACAGTTGAAGCAGCAACAACACTTGAAATCAGGGCGAGTA is from Lentilactobacillus curieae and encodes:
- a CDS encoding helix-turn-helix transcriptional regulator; the encoded protein is MSKKKFDEDQIINKVYEFRVLSHMSQKDLADAVGVSKQTILVMEKGHYSPSLKLAFRLANYFNVSISDIFSYKEGDDAHER